The window GATCTCTAATTCAGCGATCCCAGTGTACGCCGCGCTAACTTACTGTTAAAAAATTCGCGCGACGTTAAGCGGCAGTATTCTACTCGCAGCGCCCTCTTATCGCAAGACGGAGCGGCGTTACGCAGGATAGTCCACCACTAACCGGCGCGGGGCGACGCGGCCTTCGTCGTCAATTTCGCCCATGCCGATAAATTTACCCTCTTCACCTTCCGTTACGCGTACCAGCCCTTCCAGCGGCGCGCCCGACGTACGCACCGGGTTGCCGTTTTTAAAGTAAACGGAAGAGGTTAACGGCAGATTGACGACAGGGAAATCCGAAGCCGGACTGTCCATTGGCATCAATAGCGGGTCCAGCAGTTGCGCTGCCGGAATACCCTGCTGCTCAGCCTGGTCCGCCAGCTCGCGCAGGCGTTCCAGCGTCACCATCCGCTCGACCGGGTATTTGCTTACCGCCAGGCGGCGCAGGAAGATAACGTGCGCGCCGCAACCCAGTTTTTCACCCAGATCGTCGACGATCGTGCGAATATAGGTGCCTTTCGAACAGTGCACTTCCAGCTCCAGTTCGTTCCCTTCGTGGCGAATAAACAGTAGCTCATAAACGGTAATCGGTCGCGCCTCACGCGGGACTTCAATCCCCTGGCGCGCGTATTCATAAAGCTTTTTACCCTGATATTTCAGCGCCGAGTACATCGACGGGACCTGCTCAATGTCGCCGCGAAAGGTTTCCAGCGCGCTAGCAAGCTGCTCAGGGGTAAAGGTTATTGGGCGCTCCTGCACGATCTGTCCGTCGGCATCGGAGGTATCGGTCCGCTGCCCGAGACGGGCAATCACCCGATAACGCTTGTCGGAGTCCAGCAGGTACTGTGAAAACTTGGTCGCTTCGCCGAGACAAATCGGCAGCATACCGGTCGCCAGCGGGTCCAGCGCGCCGGTGTGTCCGGCACGGTTCGCGTTGTAGAGACGTTTTACTTTTTGCAGT is drawn from Citrobacter rodentium NBRC 105723 = DSM 16636 and contains these coding sequences:
- the truB gene encoding tRNA pseudouridine(55) synthase TruB gives rise to the protein MSRPRRRGRDINGVLLLDKPQGMSSNDVLQKVKRLYNANRAGHTGALDPLATGMLPICLGEATKFSQYLLDSDKRYRVIARLGQRTDTSDADGQIVQERPITFTPEQLASALETFRGDIEQVPSMYSALKYQGKKLYEYARQGIEVPREARPITVYELLFIRHEGNELELEVHCSKGTYIRTIVDDLGEKLGCGAHVIFLRRLAVSKYPVERMVTLERLRELADQAEQQGIPAAQLLDPLLMPMDSPASDFPVVNLPLTSSVYFKNGNPVRTSGAPLEGLVRVTEGEEGKFIGMGEIDDEGRVAPRRLVVDYPA